A single Oncorhynchus mykiss isolate Arlee chromosome 22, USDA_OmykA_1.1, whole genome shotgun sequence DNA region contains:
- the ybey gene encoding endoribonuclease YbeY isoform X1: MGVVLRNLQNVVPLRRARLRKDVETLRHILGIQKFDLGVICVDNRKIQRINNIYRKKNMPTDVLSFPFYEELRPGKLPCPIYRDELNLGDIFLGVEYLMKQCQQQSQDLHGILTSVTAHGICHLLGYRHETEEEWKEMLQKESYILNEFNRFTGRQLVPLTKKCSQDG, translated from the exons ATGGGTGTAGTTCTACGGAATCTTCAGAACGTGGTGCCGTTGCGACGCGCGAGGCTACGGAAGGACGTGGAGACGTTGAGGCACATATTGGGCATCCAAAAATTTGATTTGGGAGTCATTTGCGTGGACAACCGCAAAATTCAACGCATCAATAACATTTATAGGAAAAAAAATATGCCCACTGATGTCCTCTCATTTCCATTCTATGAG gaGCTGAGGCCTGGGAAGCTGCCTTGCCCCATTTACAGAGATGAACTGAACCTTGGAGACATTTTCTTGGGGGTTGAATACCTGATGAAACAGTGCCAGCAGCAGTCTCAGGATCTTCATGGAATTCTCACA TCAGTCACTGCTCATGGAATCTGTCATTTGTTGGGTTACAGACATGAAACTGAGGAGGAGTGGAAAGAG ATGCTGCAGAAGGAGagctacatacttaatgagttcAACAGATTCACTGGCAGACAGCTGGTGCCTCTGACCAAGAAATGTAGCCAAGACGGGTGA
- the ybey gene encoding endoribonuclease YbeY isoform X2 has protein sequence MGVVLRNLQNVVPLRRARLRKDVETLRHILGIQKFDLGVICVDNRKIQRINNIYRKKNMPTDVLSFPFYEELRPGKLPCPIYRDELNLGDIFLGVEYLMKQCQQQSQDLHGILTLYICAPRCCRRRATYLMSSTDSLADSWCL, from the exons ATGGGTGTAGTTCTACGGAATCTTCAGAACGTGGTGCCGTTGCGACGCGCGAGGCTACGGAAGGACGTGGAGACGTTGAGGCACATATTGGGCATCCAAAAATTTGATTTGGGAGTCATTTGCGTGGACAACCGCAAAATTCAACGCATCAATAACATTTATAGGAAAAAAAATATGCCCACTGATGTCCTCTCATTTCCATTCTATGAG gaGCTGAGGCCTGGGAAGCTGCCTTGCCCCATTTACAGAGATGAACTGAACCTTGGAGACATTTTCTTGGGGGTTGAATACCTGATGAAACAGTGCCAGCAGCAGTCTCAGGATCTTCATGGAATTCTCACA TTGTATATCTGTGCTCCCAGATGCTGCAGAAGGAGagctacatacttaatgagttcAACAGATTCACTGGCAGACAGCTGGTGCCTCTGA